Proteins encoded together in one Telopea speciosissima isolate NSW1024214 ecotype Mountain lineage chromosome 4, Tspe_v1, whole genome shotgun sequence window:
- the LOC122658784 gene encoding pumilio homolog 5-like isoform X2, producing the protein MATESPMRLVESAGARNWPSSKEAATFASSSNNMAAEELGLLLKGQRFHGNGRDVIPNRSGSAPPSMEGSFAAIGNLIASNCSLDGSLAGLNSALENCESEEQLRADPAYLAYYCSNVNLNPRLPPPLVSRENRRLVRHIGGLGNNWMTSFDDSGNGSILLSRGTLSTHKEEPEDDRSPRQASGDWAEGSSGLFSEQWTSSLTGRHKSLVDLIQEDFPRTPSPVYNQCRSSSHVATEEGVDHDAIVTSIHDPPNNSAKLTELNLGSAGISVGTISLGVHSVGSISSGDSSAPILSSSSPDGMGSHPEQKGGSSSLDINLEDDVLITSMTDPDITSIKSEIKAIDLSSLPNAENHRNQQEWQHPQPNNSQQHHLRSQQGTTSQVQGHQSQMISHGMHRQYIGSDQYSLGHSKFSAVEVQPALQSSGITPPLYATATAYMTSGNPFYPNLQLPGLFAPQYGLGGYALNTSLLPPFVAGYPPHSAIPMAFDGSAGPSFSARPTGVSTGGSIAPGVDLQHLFKFYGQLGFALQPSFPDPLYMQYIQHSSDDAYASGQYNPLASRVMRSQVDGFDSQKASSAAAYPADQKSQYPRGGGLTIPSSRKGGVSSPNLYGSPPGMGVLMQFPTSPLASTVITGSPMGGTSLPGRRNEMRSPPGSSRNPGVYSGWQGQRGTERFDDPKTSSFLEELKSSKARRFELSDIAGRIVEFSSDQHGSRFIQQKLETCSVEEKASVFKEILPHASKLMTDVFGNYVIQKFFEHGSPEQRKELANQLTGHMLPLSLQMYGCRVIQKALEVIELDQKTKLVHELDGHIMRCVRDQNGNHVIQKCIECVPTEKIGFIISAFHGQVATLSTHPYGCRVIQRVLEHCTDDLQCQCIVDEILESASALAQDQYGNYVTQAMMKDQFANYVVQKILETCTDKKREGLLNRITDHLHALKKYTYGKHIVARFEQLYGEEIHASET; encoded by the exons ATGGCAACTGAGAGTCCTATGAGATTGGTGGAATCTGCTGGAGCTAGAAACTGGCCCTCTTCTAAGGAGGCTGCAACATTTGCATCATCTTCAAACAATATGGCAGCAGAAGAGTTGGGATTGCTGTTGAAGGGTCAGAGGTTTCATGGAAATGGGAGGGATGTTATCCCTAATCGCAGTGGAAGTGCTCCTCCAAGCATGGAAGGATCTTTTGCAGCCATTGGGAACCTTATAGCATCAAACTGCAGTCTGGATGGTAGCCTGGCAGGTTTAAACAGTGCTCTTGAAAACTGTGAATCTGAGGAGCAACTCCGTGCTGATCCGGCCTATCTGGCATACTACTGCTCCAATGTGAACTTGAATCCCAGACTTCCTCCACCTCTTGTCTCACGGGAGAACCGCCGTTTGGTACGTCATATAGGTGGATTGGGTAATAATTGGATGACTTCATTTGATGACAGTGGCAACGGGTCCATACTACTGTCTCGAGGTACCCTTTCTACCCATAAGGAGGAGCCAGAGGATGATAGATCACCCCGCCAGGCATCTGGTGATTGGGCAGAAGGGAGTAGTGGTCTTTTTTCTGAACAGTGGACAAGTTCTTTGACGGGCCGCCACAAGAGTCTGGTTGATCTTATACAG GAAGACTTCCCTCGCACTCCATCTCCTGTATATAACCAATGTCGTTCCTCAAGCCATGTGGCCACAGAGGAAGGAGTTGATCATGATGCCATTGTCACCTCCATACATGATCCACCTAATAATTCTGCAAAATTAACTGAGCTGAATTTGGGCTCTGCTGGCATTTCGGTGGGAACAATTTCTTTGGGTGTGCATTCTGTAGGATCAATTTCAAGTGGTGATTCTTCTGCTCCAATTCTGAGCTCATCATCCCCGGATGGGATGGGAAGCCATCCCGAGCAGAAAGGGGGGTCAAGTAGTCTAGATATCAATTTGGAAGATGATGTTCTAATTACCAGCATGACTGATCCGGATATTACCAgtatcaaatctgaaattaaagcTATTGATCTATCCAGCCTGCCAAATGCAGAAAATCACAGGAATCAACAAGAATGGCAACATCCTCAACCAAATAATTCACAGCAGCATCATTTGCGTTCACAACAAGGCACTACGTCACAAGTTCAGGGGCACCAATCTCAGATGATTTCTCACGGAATGCACCGACAATACATTGGTAGCGATCAATATTCTCTAGGTCACTCCAAATTTTCGGCCGTTGAGGTACAGCCAGCTCTTCAATCTTCTGGAATCACACCTCCCCTATATGCTACAGCTACAGCCTATATGACTTCGGGAAATCCATTTTACCCCAACTTGCAACTACCGGGCTTATTTGCTCCACAATATGGTCTAGGCGGGTATGCTTTAAATACTTCTCTTCTGCCTCCATTTGTAGCTGGATACCCTCCTCATAGTGCTATTCCAATGGCTTTTGATGGTTCTGCTGGTCCTAGCTTTAGTGCTCGACCTACTGGTGTTTCAACAGGGGGAAGCATAGCACCTGGAGTTGATTTGCAACATCTGTTCAAGTTTTATGGACAGCTTGGGTTTGCACTGCAGCCTTCTTTTCCAGATCCTCTTTATATGCAGTACATTCAACATTCCTCAGATGATGCATATGCTTCAGGCCAATATAATCCATTGGCATCTAGGGTCATGAGAAGTCAAGTGGATGGCTTTGATTCACAGAAAGCTTCTTCTGCAGCTGCTTATCCAGCCGATCAGAAGTCACAGTATCCGAGAGGTGGGGGTTTAACCATCCCAAGCTCAAGAAAAGGGGGAGTCAGTAGTCCAAATTTATATGGTAGCCCTCCTGGCATGGGTGTCTTGATGCAATTCCCAACGTCACCGCTTGCTAGTACAGTAATAACAGGATCTCCGATGGGAGGGACAAGTCTTCCTGGGAGGAGAAACGAAATGAGATCTCCGCCGGGTTCTAGTAGAAATCCAGGGGTTTATTCTGGATGGCAAGGTCAAAGAGGAACTGAAAGGTTTGATGACCCAAAGACTTCTTCTTTCCTTGAAGAGCTGAAATCCAGTAAAGCGCGAAGATTTGAGCTATCCGACATTGCTGGGCGCATTGTTGAATTTAG TTCTGATCAACATGGGAGTCGGTTTATTCAGCAGAAGTTGGAAACTTGTAGTGTTGAAGAAAAGGCCTCTGTCTTCAAAGAAATTCTTCCACATGCTTCAAAGTTGATGACTGATGTCTTTGGGAATTACGTTATTCAAAAG TTTTTCGAGCATGGAAGCCCTGAACAGAGAAAGGAATTGGCAAATCAACTTACTGGCCATATGTTGCCTTTAAGTCTTCAAATGTATGGCTGTCGTGTAATCCAGAAG GCACTTGAGGTTATTGAGCTGGATCAGAAAACGAAGCTTGTCCATGAACTTGATGGGCATATAATGAGATGTGTACGTGATCAAAATGGAAATCATGTAATACAAAAATGCATTGAGTGTGTTCCAACAGAAAAAATTGGGTTTATCATTTCTGCTTTTCATGGTCAAGTTGCAACACTTTCTACACATCCATATGGTTGTCGTGTTATCCAG AGAGTTCTGGAGCATTGTACGGATGACCTGCAATGTCAATGTATAGTGGATGAAATTTTGGAATCTGCTTCTGCTCTTGCCCAAGATCAGTATGGCAATTATGTTACCCAG